A stretch of the Channa argus isolate prfri chromosome 9, Channa argus male v1.0, whole genome shotgun sequence genome encodes the following:
- the obsl1b gene encoding obscurin isoform X3, with protein MDVFGGAPRFLAYPRPVVVQSGTDAVLKCQIGGDPRPEVIWERNNEKIDPQGRYRVFEDGNVYNLIISAVNTEDSGQYICKAKNSIGETYAAATLKVEGEAQEMELREENKPRFLIKPLSTRVGRGEDAVFSCKLWGNPRPEVVWEKDGRKLNEIFESTHFNVGYQDGGWFQLKIFKTRAPDGGVYTCKARNEFGEALAGAVLLVDAGPGHEEEGNRNGYTNGHWKAHQGKQRSGRQVLNRLKEDTITKSTKVKMFAVTEGKHAKFRCFVTGKPKPEIIWRKDGRLILSGRRYLLYEDREGYFTLKVLYCKQKDNGVYVCAASNTAGQTLSAVHLSVKEPPVRFKQPLIDLEVWERDLAVLECEVPEDSVPITWYLEDRRLQPGAKYGMEEWGTKRRLTIRDIGVDDDGIYLCEMPDGGRSIAEVAVRGTILRKLPRKVDVLEGENAAFCVEVEKEEMDIHWYKDAVELRETHQTIIKSFGRTHILVFVNTMPQDSGLVTFLVGRSKTSSQLRVKAAKHCPPSCPVGVQINTERANAALLSWIPAQDSRKNPPSGYVLERQEVGTGSQEWLQCLTTDSATSVEILGDSVPCEADYRFRICSVNKYGKSNNVEFPRAVHLVPVARIQAPLQDALVPEGQDALFSIELSASVIGTWFLNGNQLQEEERFSMRRSRTHQSLRIRGVRDTDNGAEITFIAYGIRDSAALYIQAPLVKFSPMSEMDRNKFVEVGNPIVLYCELSDPTARVHWYKNGVELQTMEGLHIQSEGTMRRIVIQSAELSHSGVYCCDAIDDVIRFNVEVEAPFVRFSAIPDAERNKTIQKGSPIVLQCELSDPSAQVHWYKDGSKLHPQNGVDILTDGLVRKLIVHSAEFLHSGLYCCKTKGDTITFNVDIKAPPLKFSTIPEELRTRSIEAGCPIILQCVVSDPEAQVCWYKDEMQLVSNSTLEIHSEGNIRILVVQSAELCHSGVYRCSTEDDTVEFQVEIKAIPVMHSTVFDIERTKSLEAGKALELECEVADFTVPVCWYKDGVKLLPQNGWDIQSIGMLRRLIIPSAELLHSGLYSCETSDDTIHFTVDIKAPTLSSSPDIVESLEATCLTEPICKSSDPGVQVSQPMDKEPDSNREPDFEMEGIKKTLVIEPTHPSNSGAYYCATADDVAQLIVKNQVSAVPPPSYLLCPDVKKTKSAEVYCPIVQQFEISDPIAKACWYKDGTQIYPKRDCESQNSSQALPLQSNDMSGDEQFGFETSGDAQLDVDMKAEQYHNRDEIGEIADSSALYLVDVKARPVTITKLCEAERNKSVEVGETIALRCELSDPNAKVTWYKDGIKLHEAAGQEMLAEGSIRTLTFLSAMLSDAGIYSCKTTDDAMQFHVEVKASALTFSAIAEEEQKKTVMAGCPIALQCELSDPTGQVSWYKDGTKLLPQTGVDIQSEGNFRSLVVQSAEQTHTGVYRCESKDDDIHFAVEVKALPAKFTELQETDKNRTVEEGSPIVLRCELSHDSSAHVNWYKDGMKLLPQGNVEIQSDDLTRTLFIQSAESKHSGIYECSTPDDTITFKVDVKGSSPKILPIPLSEKYKMIAIGSPIILQCEVSDPLAQVSWFKDMVELFCKTGLDMRRDGSFRKLMINSAKASDSGLYSCRLADEVVTFHVDVEATPVRFSTLPEVARNKFVEAGCPIKLQCEVSEPTAQVYWHKDGEQLLPKSEYEIQKKEKLRALVIQSAEVRHSGVYSCEAADDHIEFKVDVAAVPEAERNKSVEAGSLNKLRCDFSDHASQTYWCEDGIKLLPNSGINIDSECNKGTLVMKSATSSCSEVYSCKTDDSDFDDFCVEVKAPPVTFADIAEEDLFKSVVEKEQLVLSCEVSRTDGVVQWYKDGTEIQPSNNVIMQAEGTKRNLTIHSAQLSDAGTYTCRAGDTILIFKVNIREPPVMIIYPKEDVHLDRHVPEEIILSCELSRPNGAVSWYKDGQKLQESENIKLKIEGPYRRLKILSGGVEDSGEYVCDTADDSIFFHLSITEPPVQIVSPSQSQMELCQQTSERMVLSCEISRPNAVVRWYRDGLEVEENDNLILEVDGVYRRLIIPETTVKDSAEYVCDTADDSVTYFVNIAEPPVRFIRPRKMASRLEKMAGESLILDCEVSRSNAEVIWKKNGEEVEDSRNITILEDGVMRQLTIHALRAEDVGQYVCDAKDDVMDFHIKVQELPVKILGKPQAKTEKQFCLSDDICLVCELSRSNVSVNWYKDNQLIDDTERYCIEEQGVFRSLVVLNASLEDSGEYTCDAVDDKMVFYITVNEPPVRIIGNSGHPEHHILVAGDDLILECEVSRPSATVRWLWNGEILKPDARIKIDSHDVVRKLVISGLQPSDSGKYICDANDDKLVTIVDVQVPPVRFVNKKANTKISANENESVTLCAIVSHERANVRWLKDGQLLNEDNIHISSEGNTHKLTINPLQLSDSGEYMCDVNTDEMYFSLLVKEMKVKFIRPLVNTVALKGRSLTLRCEISKLKGDVLWLKDCKEIAPSRRHTIRAQGRERSFTIHQTVEDDAGEYACESTDDRTSATVTIETPRVVEFIAELCNITVCEGEDAVFKCVVSPEDTPLVWRLNDKPGALNERTVISSNGLCHMLCIHNCMVSDSGRVTADAEGLVSEAELRVQEKQVLFTKKMTPVTAEEYSDAILEVEVSLDSGEVQWMRQGVLIHPDAKYALKHSGRKHSLTIHKLAMSDRGTYSCETLHDRTQAQLTVEPRKITIERGLTDIKTTERETASFEVELSHPNVPGTWIKNGIHLKPTNHFRMTAKDQVHSLTISNLSVEDTGTFMFCVENLKTSARLVVKEPPLTILRTLEDQKFPEGAVISIECELSRHAVDVKWTKNGVEMKPGKDVRIYAMGRKRFLQIMKCRVSDSGLYACDAGDASTSCTVEVYERELLILQGLEDLDIQEDQNAVFVCEISVEDVPGEWYKSGERIQPTSTIKIRQEGTKHFLLMCNVRAEDSGEIKFVARHAESVAYLDVEELPVSIVKPLQDKTALEKTRVILDCMVSNPRCSIRWYKESNVILPSEHFEICSEGCYRKLIIQQVALDDEGTYSVQVGEYTCSAKLTVEAQALLMITDLKDVEVRAPNEACFECEVSAPDIKSAMWTLNGEPLLTSPHIRLEKTGTVHRLSLRQTSEDMSGVVEFTCGKAKSRAQLQVLSGP; from the exons atggaTGTGTTTGGTGGTGCACCACGTTTCCTGGCCTATCCAAGACCTGTGGTGGTACAAAGTGGAACTGACGCGGTCTTGAAGTGTCAAATTGGTGGTGATCCAAGGCCGGAAGTAATCTGGGAGCGAAACAATGAAAAGATTGACCCACAAGGACGATAtagggtctttgaggatggaaatgTTTACAATCTTATCATTTCAGCTGTTAACACAGAAGATAGTGGCCAGTACATATGCAAAGCAAAGAACAGCATTGGCGAAACATATGCAGCAGCCACCCTAAAGGTGGAAGGTGAGGCACAAGAGATGGAGCTACGAGAGGAAAATAAGCCACGATTTCTCATCAAGCCACTCTCCACTCGAGTTGGTCGTGGAGAAGACGCTGTCTTCTCTTGTAAGCTCTGGGGTAACCCACGACCAGAGGTTGTTTGGGAAAAGGATGGCAGGAAACTCAATGAAATATTTGAAAGCACTCATTTCAATGTGGGCTACCAGGATGGCGGATGGTTCCAGCTCAAGATCTTTAAGACTCGTGCACCAGATGGTGGTGTTTATACATGTAAAGCCAGGAATGAATTTGGGGAGGCACTGGCTGGAGCTGTGTTGCTTGTCGATGCAGGCCCAGGGCATGAAGAAGAAGGAAATCGTAATGGCTACACAAATGGCCACTGGAAAGCCCACCAGGGAAAACAGAGGAGTGGTAGGCAAGTGCTAAACCGACTAAAAGAGGACACCATCACAAAGTCaactaaagtaaaaatgtttgcagtgaCAGAGGGCAAACATGCCAAATTCCGATGCTTTGTGACTGGTAAACCCAAACCAGAAATAATTTGGAGGAAAGATGGCCGGCTGATTCTGTCTGGAAGGCGTTATTTGTTATATGAGGACAGAGAAGGATACTTCACACTTAAAGTTCTATATTGTAAGCAGAAGGATAATGGAGTATATGTCTGCGCCGCATCAAATACAGCAGGACAAACCCTCAGTGCTGTACACCTCTCTGTAAAGG AGCCGCCTGTGCGGTTCAAGCAGCCTCTCATTGATCTAGAAGTCTGGGAACGAGATTTGGCTGTTCTTGAGTGTGAAGTTCCAGAGGACTCTGTTCCCATCACATGGTATCTAGAGGATAGACGACTGCAGCCAGGGGCCAAATATGGAATGGAGGAGTGGGGAACAAAAAGGCGACTAACTATCCGTGACATTGGAGTGGATGATGATGGGATTTATCTCTGCGAGATGCCTGATGGGGGAAGAAGCATTGCAGAAGTTGCTGTAAGAG GTACAATTTTGCGGAAGCTCCCAAGAAAAGTAGATGTCTTAGAAGGCGAAAATGCTGCCTTTTGTGTTGAAgtggaaaaagaagagatggaCATCCATTGGTACAAAGATGCAGTAGAGCTACGTGAAACCCATCAAACCATCATTAAGTCCTTTGGTCGAACTCACATCCTTGTTTTTGTCAACACGATGCCTCAAGATTCTGGCCTTGTCACTTTTCTTGTTGGCAGATCAAAGACTTCCTCTCAGTTAAGAGTAAAAG CGGCCAAACATTGTCCTCCCAGTTGTCCAGTGGGTGTGCAGATCAACACAGAGCGTGCTAATGCTGCTCTTTTGTCATGGATTCCTGCTCAGGACTCACGCAAAAACCCTCCTTCTGGATATGTGCTTGAACGACAGGAAGTGGGCACTGGCTCACAGGAGTGGCTACAGTGCCTGACCACTGATTCTGCAACCTCTGTCGAGATCCTTGGCGACAGTGTACCGTGTGAAGCAGATTATCGATTCCGAATTTGCAGCGTAAACAAATATGGAAAGAGCAACAATGTTGAGTTCCCTAGAGCTGTTCACTTGG TTCCAGTGGCCAGAATACAAGCTCCTTTACAGGATGCCCTGGTACCAGAGGGGCAAGATGCCCTATTCTCTATTGAGCTCTCTGCCTCAGTTATCGGTACATGGTTCTTAAATGGCAACCAGCTTCAGGAGGAAGAACGTTTTTCCATGCGGCGGTCACGAACGCACCAGTCTCTTCGCATTCGAGGTGTACGTGATACAGACAATGGAGCTGAGATTACTTTTATTGCCTATGGCATCCGTGATTCTGCAGCACTGTATATTCAAG CTCCTCTTGTCAAGTTTTCACCAATGTCAGAAATGGATCGAAACAAATTTGTAGAAGTTGGAAACCCCATTGTCCTCTATTGTGAGCTGTCAGACCCTACAGCTCGAGTGCACTGGTACAAGAATGGAGTGGAATTACAAACGATGGAGGGTCTTCATATACAATCAGAAGGCACCATGAGAAGAATTGTCATCCAATCAGCAGAGTTGTCCCATTCAGGAGTGTATTGCTGTGACGcaattgatgatgtcatcagatTCAATGTGGAAGTTGAGG CCCCATTTGTGAGGTTTTCAGCAATTCCAGATGCTGAGAGGAACAAAACCATCCAAAAAGGCAGCCCCATTGTTTTGCAATGTGAGCTATCAGATCCCTCTGCCCAGGTTCACTGGTACAAAGATGGATCAAAGCTCCATCCACAAAATGGAGTGGATATTCTAACTGATGGCTTGGTGAGAAAACTGATTGTCCATTCAGCAGAATTTCTCCACTCTGGGTTATACTGCTGCAAGACAAAGGGTGACACCATCACATTCAATGTGGACATTAAAG CTCCACCTCTGAAGTTCTCAACAATTCCTGAAGAATTGAGGACCAGATCGATTGAAGCAGGCTGCCCTATTATACTCCAGTGTGTGGTATCGGATCCCGAGGCCCAGGTTTGCTGGTACAAGGATGAAATGCAGCTTGTTTCAAACTCTACGTTAGAAATCCACTCAGAGGGAAACATAAGGATATTAGTTGTTCAGTCTGCAGAGCTGTGCCACTCTGGTGTGTACAGATGCAGCACAGAGGATGATACTGTCGAGTTTCAAGTGGAGATAAAAG CTATACCAGTGATGCACTCGACTGTCTTTGACATTGAGAGAACCAAGTCACTTGAAGCGGGCAAAGCTTTGGAGCTGGAATGTGAAGTTGCAGACTTCACTGTACCAGTCTGCTGGTATAAAGATGGTGTAAAGCTTCTCCCTCAGAATGGTTGGGATATACAGAGTATTGGCATGTTGCGAAGACTCATTATTCCATCTGCTGAGCTCTTGCACTCAGGGCTATACAGCTGTGAAACCTCTGATGACACTATCCACTTCACTGTGGATATAaaag CTCCAACGTTGTCATCCTCACCGGACATTGTGGAGTCACTGGAAGCAACCTGTCTCACTGAACCAATATGCAAAAGCTCAGACCCTGGTGTCCAGGTGTCACAGCCAATGGATAAAGAACCTGATTCTAATAGAGAGCCTGATTTTGAAATGGAAGGCATCAAGAAGACCCTTGTTATTGAACCAACTCATCCTTCAAACTCAGGAGCATACTATTGTGCAACAGCAGATGATGTTGCCCAGTTGATAGTAAAAAATCAAG TTTCTGCAGTGCCACCTCCATCATATCTGCTTTGTCCTGACGTTAAGAAGACAAAGTCTGCTGAAGTGTACTGCCCAATTGTTCAGCAATTTGAGATTTCAGATCCCATTGCCAAAGCATGTTGGTACAAAGATGGAACCCAGATCTATCCAAAAAGGGACTGTGAATCACAGAACAGCAGCCAAGCCTTGCCCCTCCAGTCAAATGACATGTCTGGTGATGAGCAGTTTGGCTTTGAAACATCTGGTGATGCACAGTTAGATGTGGACATGAAAG CAGAGCAGTATCACAATCGTGATGAGATTGGTGAGATAGCTGATTCATCTGCCCTATACCTTGTGGATGTCAAAG CTCGTCCTGTGACTATTACAAAACTTTGTGAAGCCGAGAGGAACAAATCTGTTGAAGTTGGTGAAACCATAGCGCTGCGATGTGAGCTATCCGATCCTAACGCTAAAGTTACTTGGTACAAGGACGGAATAAAACTACATGAAGCAGCTGGGCAAGAAATGCTGGCAGAGGGTTCCATAAGAACACTGACTTTCCTGTCAGCAATGCTGTCTGATGCAGGGATTTACAGCTGCAAGACAACCGATGATGCAATGCAGTTTCATGTGGAAGTTAAAG CCTCTGCTCTGACGTTTTCAGCTATAGCTGaggaagaacagaaaaagacagtaaTGGCAGGCTGTCCCATTGCTCTACAATGTGAGCTGTCAGACCCCACTGGACAAGTCAGTTGGTACAAAGATGGAACAAAGCTCCTACCTCAAACTGGAGTAGACATCCAGTCAGAGGGAAATTTTAGAAGTCTAGTTGTCCAATCAGCAGAGCAGACGCACACTGGTGTATACCGCTGTGAGTCAAAGGATGACGATATCCACTTCGCTGTGGAAGTAAAAG CACTACCTGCAAAGTTCACAGAGCTTCAAGAGACTGACAAGAACAGGACTGTTGAAGAAGGTAGTCCTATAGTCCTCCGCTGTGAACTCTCTCATGATTCTTCAGCTCATGTCAACTGGTACAAGGATGGGATGAAACTCCTGCCACAAGGCAATGTAGAGATACAGTCAGATGATCTAACAAGGACACTATTCATCCAATCTGCTGAAAGCAAACATAGCGGCATTTATGAATGTTCAACGCCAGATGACACCATCACATTTAAAGTGGATGTAAAAG GCTCTTCACCAAAGATCCTGCCAATACCACTGTCAGAAAAATACAAGATGATTGCAATTGGTTCTCCGATTATTCTCCAGTGTGAGGTCTCAGACCCTCTTGCCCAAGTTTCCTGGTTTAAGGATATGGTGGAGCTTTTTTGTAAAACGGGCCTTGATATGAGAAGAGATGGCAGCTTCCGAAAATTAATGATTAACTCTGCTAAAGCTTCTGACTCTGGCCTCTACAGCTGTAGGCTCGCTGATGAAGTTGTGACATTCCATGTGGACGTAGAAG CTACTCCTGTGAGGTTTTCAACACTTCCTGAGGTCGCAAGGAACAAATTTGTTGAAGCAGGCTGCCCAATTAAGCTCCAGTGTGAAGTCTCAGAGCCAACTGCCCAAGTCTATTGGCACAAGGATGGAGAACAGCTGCTTCCAAAGAGTGAATATGaaatccaaaaaaaagaaaaactgagagCACTGGTTATTCAATCAGCAGAAGTCAGACACTCTGGGGTGTACAGCTGTGAGGCCGCAGATGACCATATAGAATTCAAGGTGGATGTTGCAG CTGTTCCAGAGGCTGAGAGGAACAAGTCTGTTGAAGCAGGCAGCCTGAACAAACTGCGGTGTGACTTCTCAGACCATGCGAGCCAGACCTATTGGTGTGAGGATGGAATTAAACTCTTGCCAAATTCAGGAATAAACATTGATTCAGAGTGCAACAAGGGGACACTGGTTATGAAATCCGCCACATCTTCATGCTCTGAAGTGTACAGTTGTAAAACTGATGATTCAGATTTCGACGATTTCTGTGTGGAGGTGAAAG CACCACCGGTAACATTTGCTGATATCGCAGAGGAGGACCTTTTCAAGAGTGTTGTGGAAAAAGAACAGCTTGTTCTGTCATGTGAAGTATCAAGGACTGATGGGGTTGTCCAGTGGTACAAAGATGGAACTGAAATACAACCAAGCAATAATGTCATTATGCAAGCAGAGGGCACTAAAAGAAATCTAACTATACATTCAGCCCAACTGTCCGATGCAGGCACGTACACATGTCGTGCAGGAGACACTATTTTAATCTTCAAAGTTAACATACGAG AACCCCCAGTGATGATTATCTACCCCAAAGAGGATGTCCACCTTGATCGTCACGTTCCTGAGGAAATTATTCTGAGCTGTGAATTGTCTCGTCCCAATGGTGCTGTCAGCTGGTACAAAGATGGCCAAAAGCTGCAAGAGAGTGAAAACATCAAGCTTAAGATTGAAGGACCCTATCGACGGCTAAAGATTCTCTCTGGTGGAGTTGAAGATTCTGGGGAATATGTTTGTGATACAGCTGATGATTCTATATTCTTTCATCTTAGCATTACAG AACCTCCAGTGCAAATTGTATCCCCAAGTCAGTCACAAATGGAACTGTGCCAGCAAACCTCTGAGAGGATGGTACTGAGCTGCGAGATTTCACGGCCCAATGCAGTGGTGCGCTGGTATCGAGACGGACTTGAAGTTGAAGAGAATGATAACCTTATCCTAGAGGTGGATGGTGTGTACAGAAGACTTATTATACCAGAAACTACTGTAAAGGATTCAGCAGAATATGTATGTGACACTGCAGATGACTCCGTGACATACTTTGTAAACATTGCag AGCCGCCTGTTCGCTTCATACGTCCAAGGAAGATGGCAAGTCGACTAGAGAAAATGGCTGGGGAGTCACTGATTCTAGACTGTGAGGTTTCAAGATCAAATGCAGAGGTTATCTGGAAGAAGAATGGGGAAGAAGTTGAAGACTCCAGAAATATAACTATCCTTGAGGATGGTGTCATGCGTCAATTAACCATTCACGCTCTAAGAGCAGAAGATGTTGGACAATATGTCTGTGATGCAAAGGATGATGTGATGGATTTCCACATAAAAGTGCAAG agttGCCAGTAAAAATTCTTGGAAAACCtcaagcaaaaacagaaaagcagtttTGTCTGTCAGATGATATTTGCCTTGTGTGCGAACTCTCAAGATCCAATGTCTCAGTCAATTGGTACAAAGATAATCAGCTAATTGATGACACTGAGCGATACTGTATTGAGGAGCAAGGCGTTTTTCGATCCCTGGTTGTCCTAAATGCCAGCCTTGAAGATTCAGGAGAGTACACTTGTGATGCGGTGGATGATAAGATGGTCTTCTATATCACTGTCAATG AGCCTCCAGTTCGGATCATAGGGAACTCAGGGCACCCAGAGCATCATATCCTAGTAGCAGGAGATGACCTTATTTTGGAGTGTGAGGTATCTCGGCCAAGTGCCACTGTTCGGTGGTTATGGAATGGCGAGATACTGAAACCAGACGCGCGTATAAAAATTGACAGCCATGACGTTGTGAGAAAGCTTGTGATCTCTGGACTTCAGCCCTCAGACTCTGGAAAATACATCTGCGATGCCAACGATGACAAATTGGTAACAATCGTTGACGTGCAAG TGCCACCAGTCAggtttgtgaataaaaaagctAATACTAAAATCTCTGccaatgaaaatgaaagtgttACACTATGTGCCATTGTGAGCCATGAAAGAGCCAATGTTCGGTGGCTAAAAGATGGCCAACTACTGAATGAGGACAACATTCACATCTCCAGTGAGGGTAATACCCACAAGCTCACCATTAATCCTTTGCAGCTGTCAGATTCTGGGGAATATATGTGTGACGTAAACACGGATGAAATGTATTTCAGTCTTTTAGTCAAAG AAATGAAGGTGAAATTTATCAGACCGCTTGTGAATACTGTGGCTCTGAAAGGCCGCAGCCTTACATTACGTTGTGAGATCAGCAAGCTAAAAGGAGATGTGCTGTGGCTTAAAGATTGTAAGGAGATCGCTCCAAGTCGTCGGCACACAATACGGGCACAAGGCAGAGAGCGAAGCTTCACCATACACCAAACGGTGGAAGACGATGCTGGAGAATATGCCTGTGAATCCACAGATGACAGGACCTCAGCCACTGTCACTATTGAAA CTCCTCGTGTTGTTGAGTTCATAGCAGAGCTGTGTAACATCACCGTTTGTGAAGGAGAAGATGCAGTGTTCAAGTGTGTGGTTTCACCAGAGGACACTCCGTTGGTGTGGCGCTTAAATGACAAGCCAGGAGCACTGAATGAGCGGACTGTCATTTCAAGCAATGGTCTGTGCCACATGCTCTGTATCCACAACTGCATGGTTTCAGATAGCGGCAGAGTGACAGCTGATGCAGAGGGGCTGGTATCAGAAGCAGAACTCAGAGTTCAAG aaaaacaggtGCTGTTCACCAAGAAAATGACCCCAGTTACGGCCGAAGAGTACAGTGATGCCATTCTAGAGGTGGAGGTGAGTTTGGATTCAGGAGAAGTGCAATGGATGAGGCAGGGGGTGCTGATCCACCCTGATGCCAAGTATGCCCTGAAACACAGCGGTAGAAAACACAGTCTCACCATCCACAAACTGGCTATGTCTGACCGAGGCACCTACAGCTGTGAAACCCTCCATGATCGCACACAAGCGCAGCTAACGGTAGAAC CCCGAAAAATCACCATTGAGAGAGGACTGACGGACATTAAAACTACAGAGAGGGAAACGGCCTCTTTTGAAGTGGAGCTATCACATCCCAATGTTCCAGGCACTTGGATAAAAAACGGAATTCATCTCAAGCCAACAAATCACTTCCGTATGACAGCCAAAGACCAAGTCCACAGCCTCACTATCTCTAACTTATCAGTAGAAGACACAGGAacctttatgttttgtgttgagaATCTGAAGACATCGGCAAGGCTTGTTGTAAAGg AGCCCCCGCTAACCATTTTAAGAACACTGGAGGACCAGAAATTTCCAGAAGGGGCAGTAATCTCTATCGAGTGTGAGCTGTCGAGACACGCCGTTGACGTCAAATGGACAAAG AATGGGGTTGAGATGAAGCCTGGCAAGGACGTGCGCATTTATGCAATGGGAAGAAAACGGTTTCTTCAGATCATGAAATGCCGTGTCAGTGATTCGGGGTTGTACGCCTGCGATGCTGGAGATGCCAGTACTTCCTGCACTGTGGAGGTCTATG